The genomic segment TTGACTAACTCTTATGCTGAACCTTGATGGAAGAAACTTTCAgtccctctcaaaaattctgccccggTTTAGGGTCTTGGGTAGGCTAGCTCTTGGGAAGAAGTTGATGTGATGGGTCTGCAGGTCCTCCCGAACAATTTCTACCCGGATGGACATTTATATGTAGCTTCTCGTGTCAACTCTGAGTTCCTTTTGAAGTCCTATCTCTATAGCTTCCTAGGGGTTTCTTGGGTCTTTTGATTTGTACGATCGAGCTTGAGGAGAGCCTACGTATCTGTACGGCGGGAATCTTGTTGAATATAGTTCGGAATAAAAGTAATTGATTTTTTCTAATGCGACCGAATCCTATATGGACTTCCTATGTATCACTCCTTGGGAAATCAGGTCATTtcgtagttcatattacaagtAAATCATTTGTTTTTTATGTATTACAAAGGAAGGCCAAATGTAATGGATTTTCTACGTATCTCCGCCATAAGAGATAGGTCTTAATGTagcgattacaagcaaaagtgCGATTACAAATTGAAAAGCTTCTCTTCACGTGTAATATCGCTTGATTGCGTCTGAATTGATTGCCTTGGGCCATTCTTAGCTGTCCATTTCTACCAGTATTATTGCTCCACCGGAGAGTACCCTACGGACCACTTACGGGCCTTGCCAGTTGGTTGTGAACTTTCCTTTATACTTGTCTTGGTGTGGGAACACTAAGCACGAGTACCCGGTTGTCCTATACGAAAAAATTTGGGCTACGGCTTTAAGCAGCTGAAGGCACGAACCATTCTTTGTTGGTATAACTAGTCGTGGCATATGACAATCTTGTCCTCTTCTGTCTATTAAGCTAGTACATAACGTATCGATTTTGAACCCGTGCATTGCCCAACTACACTTCTTAGAATAATTCTTGTTGAAGATATTTCTACTGTCGGCGAGTATGGCTTCACTTCGGTGCCATAGACAGACGGTATGGAGTTGCCCTGTTGAAGTCCCGAGCTAATAATAGGTATCAAAACAGTACGTAGAAGCTGATGCATGCCAGCAGCTTATAATTTTCTATCATATTCCTTAATATCCTATTGCGTGTCGCATTACATTGCGCTAAGACTCGAATTTCATTTTGAGTGGAAGTAAATTGTGGGTTTCGACGGGTTATCTGAAATTGTTCACATATGTCTTTCATCAGGTGACTATTCAGATTTTCTCCATTATCCGTTATGATGGACTTTGGCATGCCACATAGGCATATGATGTTGTTCAGCACGAAATCAGCTACTACTTTTTTCGTCACCGATTTGTGTGATGTGGATTCCACCCACTTGGTTAAGTAATCTATGGCGACCAAAATTAATCGGTGCCCATTAGATGCAGCTGGTTAGATGGGTCCAATGACGTCCATGCCCCAGGTGATGAGTGACCAAGGTGAACTCATGACATTGAGTTCACTCGGTGGGACTTTGATCAGATCTCCATGGATTTGGCATTGATCGCATCTTTGCAGAAACTTGCAACAATCATTTTCCATTGTCATCAAATAATAACCTACTCGAAGGATTTTCTTAGCTAGAACGAACCCATTCATGTGAGGCCCACAAGTTCCATCGTGCACTTATTCTAGTAGTTTTGTGGCCTCAGTGGCATCCACGCATCGGAGTAATCCAAgatcctccattttttttgtagaatatcttcttctttgggAAGAACCCATTGGCATTTTCCGGATGGTTTTCTTCTGTTTTCTTGTAGTATTCTTGGGGTACTCTTCTTTTTCCAAATATGTCTTTATGTTAGCATACCGTGGCTTGCCATCGGGCTCCGCCTCTGTATGGGAACAATAGGCATGCTCTTCTCTTAGAATTATTTCCAGTGAGTCAATGTGACTACTTTTAGGATGTTGTATCATGGATGCTATGGCAGCAAGAGCATCGGCAAACTCGTTTTCAGCTCTTGGCGTATGCTTGAATTTGATCTTCTTGAAGTGTTTGTACAAGAAGCCCTCGGGTAAATCTAGTTGGTTACAATAAGATCGTAAGTAGGCCTTGGGATTTTCCGTTCCGTTGAACATTTTGAATTTGGGCACCTTGAAGCCCTCGGGTAAATCCATGTTCGGATGCATGCATAGATCGTTATAGCTCAGACAATTTCCTTACGAGTGGTCTTGTAGATTGTTCAAGCATTTCTACCACCTTGCATTCCATTTCCTTGTCACGCCTGTCTTGTTCAGCTCTCCAGGCCTTCTCCATCTCTTCATGGTGATCGAGCTCATAATGCTTCGGGGAAAAGGCGTTTGGAGTGATAGGGGTATGGAAGGATATTGTTGGATGTGCGGGGTGGCTTTTGGGTGTGTGGGTGGTTCGTGAAATTGGTAGAGAGACGATGCTTGGGCGTATGGCAGTGTTAGTGTGAATGAGTTGTGGTGCGTTGTACGATGACACAAAATGATTAGTTCCAGGGATTTGGGTACTGTTGAGAGTTGGTGGAGTGTGGTATGATGTGCCAATGTGGGGTGGTTTAGCAGTGAATGGGTGGCATAGTTCTGGTAAGGTAGGTAGGAAAGTTATCAGGTATTGGGGAGCTTAGAGATGGAAAAGGTGGAGGATGTCTTCTTGCCTCGGTAGGTGTTTATTTGGTTGCACTGGCCATTTCAGCTCTTGCGACTTTCTGTTGAAGGCCACCAACTTCCTCGAGTAGCATGGTGATCAATCCTCAGAATGCGAGGGTTCTTTCGGAATTGGGGATGTTGAATCCCTGATGACGAGTTCATTTCTGTTGTGTTCATCTTCCGAAGTACCAATCATTTTTTCTTTGCCTTTGCCTGGGTCAGAAAAGGATGTTATTGCGGCTTTTGATCTAGTGAAGTAGGCCAGCATGACAGGACACAGATCAACCTCTTCCTTATAAGAAAAGAACAACTCAAATCCAAATGACGTTAGTATGTTAGGAAATAATAAGTAATACAAGATATCGCACGTAGTTTGCAAATAACCACACAAGGCACAGAAAATTCATGTTTTCGATTCAACCGTTCGATTTATCCTTCCTTTCCGGGGTTTTGGTATTTCGTCATTTTGAATTATTTGTGGATTTTGGTTTGGAAGTTTATGGTTGACTTGATTTAAGAGGTCTTCTTGACGCTTCCTTATATTTAAAATggagaaatatatattttatataatacagggaccgagtcttacgtagactgcctacatatccctcCGTGGGAAATGAGGCCCTTCCGTAGTTCAGTTTACATAAAATATCCCCTAATTTTGTTCTACCCAAAAGTCTTCCCAGACCAAGCTCGATAAGGGCTTTCTAAGTATCCCTCTTTGGGATATCAGGTCTTATCTAGTTTCTTTAACATATAAAAAGTGGGGATAACATATGATTTGCAAAAGGGATACCTAGATTTACCCAAGAGATGACCTCTCCTTGAGATCAAAATGGGTTGTTGTTCTAACAACCACACATTTGGCCGAAGGCCCTACTTCTTAGTAACGGGGAGGGAGTAGTACCCAGGTCTCCCTAGTGTGGACCAGATGTTCCAACTAAAACTCTAAGGCTGTTGCACCTCAAATATTTTCTCGTTGTTTGCATCATAGGTAAACTAACTTAAGCTGGAGAGGTCATGGAAAACCTATAAGGTTAATGAAggtattaaacaagtgttaagtatGTAACATAAGGTTTCGGGGCCAAACGAATCAAAGGAATCAAGTTCTTCAAAAAGTCAGAGAAAAGGTGCAATTTGATGGCCCGTTAAATTTTTCACGGACCGTCAAAGTGGAGCAACCCCACCATGAAATGGTAACAGAACCACCAGTTGAGGGGGTGGATTTGACGGTCCATTTTCATGGACGGTAAAATTACGGGCCGTGAAAGTGGCCGTAAAATTGATGGCAGTGGCCGACTTAGTTCTCTTTAAATTCGTTTTGGGGGTTTATTTGGGTCATTTTTCGACCAAACGTCACCCTAAAACTCCCCTTAAACCTCTGAATATATTCCTAAGGTTCTAAGGTGATTCCATGGTGGTTATACCAAAATCACACATCAAAAGTGTTACAAACTACAAGGAGTCACTTCTATGATGTTATGGTGTTAATAAGGGTT from the Lycium ferocissimum isolate CSIRO_LF1 unplaced genomic scaffold, AGI_CSIRO_Lferr_CH_V1 ctg13713, whole genome shotgun sequence genome contains:
- the LOC132042158 gene encoding uncharacterized protein LOC132042158 — its product is MDLPEGFKVPKFKMFNGTENPKAYLRSYCNQLDLPEGFLYKHFKKIKFKHTPRAENEFADALAAIASMIQHPKSSHIDSLEIILREEHAYCSHTEAEPDGKPRYANIKTYLEKEEYPKNTTRKQKKTIRKMPMGSSQRRRYSTKKMEDLGLLRCVDATEATKLLE